One genomic window of Boudabousia tangfeifanii includes the following:
- a CDS encoding ATP-binding protein, with product MTDYSNLIPNVPLDSMPYAPSDQSPVVSPVLSEIAVSQFRLSKIQVYNWGTFSGQHTVFVPSGGLLLTGKSGSGKSSLLDAISTVLMPQNQVKFNAAAQDGGQGDRSRSLYSYLRGAFRHGQDEDSREVHTKFLREGAVRAGILLNFVKQSNGSEVCLVCLFHLKSSATSNAEVSTAYFLAESDLDLIDLMPFMEKSLDSRGIVKHFPILTKHNSHSAFSAAFRRKLQIPSEVGQRLLHKTQAAKSLNSLDGLLRDFMLDEPKTFQQADQAVENFQELKEAHLTVVEARKQEEVLTPLLALDQRLRDTEKKIESIEQLTHFLEPYVQKRKVELWLKDLKVARAEILSAKSQAESLSVQLADAQAELDDLLAQQDGSELALRENLKQDLEHAQDKLEQAQAFWDDHQNVLGLLDASTPSNEAEYELLSELLEIQKTLAAKSLATTEQTFYQAWNTRSEIEKKLRTVKDEISQVEASGSGMPADLSRARELICRACNISTSALFFAGELFELKESEAQWRLATESVCGSFAKTLLVPNAYYQQVANAVDKTNLATRLSYVRMLPNHPYWDDDQVPQERRLASKLLVREKVGGTLLPVETNEWLRLELNQRFRHLCAQSVEELVQAKMAVTKRGQIKTSQTRHLKDDRRFLLDRRNWVVGADPVTRLESLSREKRQLQSELEQAQATLGRAETEKNLASRNLRALEGANFSKPWKQVNVFGFTHEIENLNARLQAFDLQHPQQASLQGKIEQAKALVQQLDKSCRQKEIEIGIKKEDAKKIETELANHSDLTQIPSEIEQVLNRYFKLEKRLLKTDDLERSARKTADVLRKEKDASQREQSNASGDAARIMTRFKLTWPNLASDVREEIEFLPEFLQILARLQSDSLPKFEQRFRDLLHEQAGQNISRLANDIRRNLSQVRLRIDPVNQALARVDFSPGRHLWIDVEDRGLPAVKEFLADLTQISENSLSTTRAKSSPSEDEARFALLNRVMSRLSSSEAADKSWRRQVLDTRTHVTFSARELDASNQAVDFYKDASGLSGGQKQKLVVFALAAALRYQLSALEHDSGTFSSYALVVLDEAFDKTDSEFTRAGLTVFRDFGFQLLLATPLTKLQTLEDFVGGVNLVSISEDGASSLASITFKELDQITEGIVDDA from the coding sequence GTCTTCGTTATTGGATGCAATTTCAACGGTTTTGATGCCGCAAAATCAAGTGAAATTTAATGCGGCTGCACAAGATGGCGGCCAAGGTGACAGGTCTCGTTCACTTTATTCATATTTGCGCGGGGCTTTTCGTCACGGTCAAGATGAAGACAGTCGTGAGGTGCATACGAAGTTCCTGCGCGAGGGAGCGGTTCGTGCGGGCATACTGTTGAACTTCGTTAAGCAGTCGAATGGTAGTGAAGTTTGTTTGGTCTGTTTGTTCCATTTGAAATCTAGTGCGACTTCGAATGCAGAGGTTTCCACCGCCTATTTTTTGGCCGAATCTGATTTGGATTTGATTGATTTAATGCCTTTTATGGAAAAGTCCTTGGATTCGCGCGGGATCGTAAAGCATTTTCCGATTTTAACGAAGCACAATTCACATTCGGCTTTTTCGGCGGCATTTCGGCGCAAATTGCAGATTCCGTCCGAGGTCGGACAGCGATTGTTGCATAAGACGCAGGCGGCGAAGAGTTTAAACAGTTTGGATGGCTTGTTACGCGATTTCATGCTTGATGAGCCGAAAACGTTTCAGCAAGCAGACCAGGCGGTAGAGAATTTTCAGGAGCTGAAAGAAGCTCATTTGACTGTGGTTGAAGCGCGCAAACAAGAAGAAGTTTTAACGCCACTGTTAGCTTTGGACCAGCGTTTACGTGATACCGAGAAAAAGATTGAGAGCATTGAGCAGCTGACGCATTTTTTGGAACCGTATGTGCAAAAACGCAAAGTTGAACTGTGGTTAAAAGATTTGAAAGTGGCGCGCGCAGAGATTTTATCTGCTAAGAGTCAAGCTGAATCTCTGAGTGTACAGTTGGCGGATGCGCAAGCCGAGTTGGATGATTTGCTAGCACAACAAGATGGCAGCGAACTGGCGTTGCGCGAAAACTTGAAACAGGATTTGGAGCATGCACAAGACAAATTGGAGCAGGCGCAAGCCTTTTGGGATGACCATCAGAACGTTTTGGGTCTTTTAGACGCCTCCACCCCAAGCAACGAGGCTGAATATGAGCTTTTAAGTGAATTACTTGAAATACAAAAAACGTTGGCTGCTAAGTCTCTGGCAACTACTGAGCAGACTTTCTATCAGGCGTGGAATACCCGTTCTGAGATTGAGAAGAAACTGCGGACTGTGAAAGATGAGATTTCTCAGGTAGAAGCTAGTGGTTCTGGTATGCCAGCGGATTTATCGCGCGCCCGTGAACTAATCTGTCGTGCCTGCAATATTTCAACTAGCGCCTTGTTTTTCGCGGGTGAGCTTTTTGAGTTGAAAGAGAGCGAGGCACAATGGCGACTTGCTACCGAGAGTGTTTGCGGTAGCTTCGCTAAAACACTGCTGGTTCCTAACGCCTATTATCAGCAAGTGGCGAACGCTGTCGACAAAACAAATTTAGCTACTCGTCTTTCGTATGTACGCATGTTACCAAACCACCCCTATTGGGATGACGATCAAGTGCCACAGGAGCGCCGGTTGGCCAGTAAGTTGCTGGTACGGGAAAAAGTTGGAGGCACACTTTTACCAGTGGAAACCAATGAGTGGTTGCGGTTGGAACTTAATCAGCGTTTTCGTCATTTGTGTGCCCAAAGCGTGGAAGAACTAGTGCAGGCAAAAATGGCGGTTACTAAACGTGGGCAGATAAAGACGTCTCAGACTAGACATTTAAAGGATGACCGCAGGTTCTTATTGGATCGTAGAAACTGGGTGGTTGGCGCGGATCCAGTAACACGTCTGGAAAGTTTGTCCCGGGAAAAGCGCCAGTTGCAGTCGGAATTGGAACAGGCACAGGCCACTTTGGGGCGGGCAGAAACAGAAAAGAACCTGGCTAGCCGCAACTTGCGCGCCTTGGAGGGAGCGAATTTTTCTAAGCCGTGGAAGCAGGTTAACGTCTTTGGTTTTACCCATGAGATTGAAAACCTAAACGCACGCTTGCAGGCCTTTGATTTGCAGCACCCACAGCAGGCAAGTTTGCAGGGAAAAATTGAGCAGGCAAAAGCCTTAGTGCAGCAGCTTGATAAATCGTGTAGGCAAAAAGAAATCGAGATTGGCATTAAAAAAGAAGATGCTAAAAAGATAGAAACTGAGCTGGCCAACCATTCTGACCTTACCCAGATTCCTTCCGAGATTGAGCAGGTGTTGAACAGGTATTTCAAGCTTGAGAAACGATTGTTAAAAACTGATGATCTGGAAAGATCTGCTAGGAAAACCGCGGACGTGTTGCGTAAAGAGAAGGACGCTTCACAACGCGAGCAGTCTAACGCGTCTGGCGATGCTGCACGGATTATGACTCGTTTTAAGCTTACTTGGCCCAATTTGGCCAGTGATGTCAGGGAAGAAATTGAGTTTTTACCGGAGTTTTTGCAGATTTTGGCTCGTTTACAGAGCGATAGTTTGCCGAAGTTTGAGCAGCGTTTCCGGGATTTGTTGCACGAGCAGGCCGGGCAGAATATTAGTCGTTTGGCGAATGATATTCGACGTAATTTGTCTCAGGTTCGTTTGCGGATTGATCCGGTTAATCAGGCCTTGGCGCGGGTGGACTTTTCACCTGGCAGGCATTTATGGATTGATGTTGAGGATCGGGGTTTGCCGGCGGTCAAAGAGTTTTTGGCCGATTTGACCCAGATTTCTGAGAACAGTTTGAGCACTACACGCGCTAAGAGTAGCCCCTCTGAGGATGAGGCTCGTTTTGCCTTATTAAATCGAGTAATGTCTCGTTTGTCGTCTTCAGAAGCAGCAGATAAGTCGTGGCGGCGGCAGGTGCTGGATACTCGTACTCATGTGACTTTTAGTGCCCGAGAGTTGGATGCGTCGAATCAGGCAGTTGATTTTTATAAGGATGCTTCTGGCTTGTCAGGGGGTCAGAAACAAAAGCTGGTGGTTTTCGCTTTAGCAGCTGCGCTGCGATATCAGTTGTCGGCTTTGGAACATGATTCTGGCACTTTTTCTTCTTATGCTTTGGTGGTTTTGGATGAGGCCTTTGATAAGACAGATTCAGAGTTTACCCGTGCTGGTTTGACGGTTTTCCGTGATTTTGGTTTCCAACTTTTGTTGGCTACTCCGCTCACAAAGTTGCAAACCTTGGAGGATTTTGTTGGTGGAGTGAACCTAGTTAGTATTTCCGAGGACGGGGCGTCTTCACTGGCATCAATCACCTTCAAGGAGTTGGACCAGATCACTGAAGGGATTGTGGATGACGCATGA
- a CDS encoding Wadjet anti-phage system protein JetD domain-containing protein gives MSEKRTARASHTRASAAQAVRAQTETDKVRNEQAGRKQLGGKYLKSPRDLRNKAKGVFVRRWRDWALDIALDTVTDSPTDSPKHATLNVSDTSQFGVVLDFPLGTVTESFVLEHFETVQKWVQSWVEFEDTSPQSIELVWRQVSWPSAGRQMIPARVLVSFEGLLWLANMKGRWERNLALAKRFASLQEFTTRPVQTDRATASDESEASPTPNTEVASDPSTTAAPRPESTLSASDSVPGFTVDLWRKDLLYVLSKLADFDDSTVNRLFLAARWLLEHPGVDRYPRQLPIAGVDSKFVEKHQVLLSRLLQPLTGRRDLGFRKFDALLWVRVLDPDLGVGPEKCLLSFRAPLIELNALFEPGQVKSIVFVENKESFLALEGLPGTVALFGEGYDVPNFAGLEWALAAERQLYWGDMDVDGFKILALCRQYFPRVQSVLMDRETFNSFSFLAVEDPNVSASQHNTCPPLLTKDEAEVRNHLKSSGQRLEQERIAWNYAFARVKQVLNNS, from the coding sequence ATGAGTGAAAAACGTACCGCTCGGGCAAGCCACACTCGGGCTAGTGCCGCGCAGGCAGTTCGTGCTCAGACCGAAACCGATAAAGTCCGTAATGAGCAGGCAGGCCGCAAGCAGCTTGGAGGCAAATATTTAAAATCTCCTAGGGATTTGCGTAATAAAGCGAAGGGCGTTTTTGTCCGGCGTTGGCGTGATTGGGCGCTTGACATTGCTCTTGATACTGTCACCGATTCCCCCACCGATTCACCGAAACATGCCACTCTTAATGTTTCTGATACTTCCCAGTTTGGGGTGGTTTTGGATTTTCCTTTAGGCACGGTTACTGAGTCGTTCGTGTTGGAGCATTTTGAGACAGTTCAAAAATGGGTGCAATCTTGGGTAGAATTTGAGGATACTTCACCACAGTCGATTGAGCTGGTTTGGCGGCAGGTTAGTTGGCCTTCGGCGGGTCGTCAGATGATTCCCGCAAGGGTGCTGGTTTCTTTTGAGGGTTTGTTGTGGCTAGCAAACATGAAGGGACGCTGGGAGCGCAATTTGGCTCTAGCTAAGCGTTTTGCTAGCCTGCAGGAGTTTACCACTCGACCGGTGCAGACGGATCGTGCTACCGCGTCCGATGAGTCTGAAGCAAGCCCAACCCCCAACACTGAAGTAGCCTCAGACCCGAGCACTACTGCGGCCCCGAGACCCGAGTCTACACTGTCTGCCTCAGATTCTGTCCCGGGATTTACTGTGGATTTATGGCGTAAGGATTTGTTGTATGTGTTATCGAAGCTGGCTGATTTTGATGATTCGACAGTGAATCGTTTATTTTTGGCAGCAAGGTGGTTGCTGGAGCACCCTGGGGTGGATCGTTACCCTCGTCAGTTGCCGATTGCGGGTGTTGATTCAAAGTTTGTAGAGAAACATCAGGTGTTGTTGTCGCGTTTGTTGCAGCCATTGACTGGCCGTCGGGATCTTGGTTTTCGTAAGTTTGATGCGTTGCTGTGGGTACGGGTTTTGGATCCAGATTTGGGGGTGGGACCGGAAAAGTGCTTGCTGAGTTTCCGTGCTCCCCTGATCGAGTTGAATGCACTATTCGAACCAGGTCAGGTCAAGAGTATAGTTTTTGTAGAAAATAAGGAGTCTTTTTTAGCTTTGGAAGGTTTGCCTGGCACAGTGGCTTTATTTGGTGAAGGTTATGACGTTCCCAATTTCGCTGGTTTGGAATGGGCTTTAGCAGCAGAGCGGCAGCTTTATTGGGGAGACATGGACGTAGATGGGTTCAAAATTTTGGCACTTTGTAGGCAATATTTCCCGCGTGTACAGTCAGTTTTAATGGATAGGGAAACTTTTAACAGTTTTAGTTTTTTAGCGGTTGAAGATCCAAATGTTTCCGCCTCACAGCACAACACATGCCCTCCTTTGCTTACTAAGGACGAGGCCGAAGTGCGCAACCATTTAAAATCTTCGGGCCAACGTTTAGAGCAGGAGCGTATTGCTTGGAATTACGCTTTCGCCAGAGTCAAGCAGGTATTGAACAACTCCTAG